TGCATCATATACGACTCATTCATCTCCACTGGATTGATAGAAACATGGCTTCCATTTTTCACATGCAGCATAGAGGCTTGTGAAAATGCCGTCAGTAATTTGTGGGTGGATTGAGAGCAAAAAATAGGCGGGTGATTTTTGTGTTGCGTTTCTGCCATGCCAAAATGATTAGCATACATCGGATGAAATTTAGCATACGCGTACCATGCTTCGTCAAAATGCATATTTTGGACGCTATGCTCAAGCTCATCTTTAATTGTCGATACGTTGTAGCATAGTCCGTCATAGGTTGAGTTTGTCAATGCAGACATGACAGGGCTATGTTTTCGTTTTGAAGCTGGAATAATCGGATTTTTATCGATATTTTTTTGAATTGTGCTTTTATTGAATTCAGTCAGCCTACATGGACCAATAATGCCTAACTGGTTTCGTCGTGGCTGCATGTAGACAGGGTAAATGTCTGTGATAACCATCGCATAGTTAAGCGATTTATGGCAATTACGGTCAACAATAGCGATATCATCACGAACAGCCTGCGACCGCCAGATTATCTGATTAGCATTTGAGGTTCCGTTCAGCACATAGAATGTAAAATCTGCGCCAAATGTTTTTGCAGAGTTTTTCTCAGCGTCACCTGTCACACCGCTATGATCGAGCAATGATCCTAATTCTGGTACTGAAATAGATAGATCTGAGCGGAATACATTTTCGCCAAAAAATTTATGCATGCCGACACCAGCAGGGCTTTTAAGAAAACCCTCTCCCCCCATATGACCGGGGGTGTGCCATGCATATTTATATGCTTCTGCATATTGAACAAGCGCAGAAAAAAAGACAGGATTAATACGCTTAATATATTCTATCAATAACGTTTCTATCCTGCCTGCTAAAAAGTCGGCAGTATCTACGTGCTTCAACAACAATTCATCAAGCATGGACAACATTTTTGTCGTAATTTTTTCTTTTGTTTCATCATCCATAAGAAGACAGATTGGTATCTGCTTATTACGGATACGTATTTCTTCAAGTAAAGCTTGAGGTTTTCCACAACTCCCCTTCACTTCTTGGGCAATGTCCCAGTCGATGACTATGACACCAATATCTGCGCGGCTATGAACAATCTTGGCGGCATCGCTGTAGCAGTATGCACGCACCACACTGCAATGCTGCTCTTCGATGAGAAAGCCCTCTAATTCTCGAACCCGTTTGCCTGCATCATTTTTCATATCAAATAGACCGGAGACGATGAGTACCGGCCAATCTGCCTTTGTAAGCTTCATGTCACGCTCCTGCGTTCAATACGATTATTCACGATTACCTTTTTGATACGCAAAAACCAAAGAGTATGCCGCAAGTGCGAGCATAATACACACAACAACCATCCATAGTTCGGCAAAGTCCGCCGAGACAAAAGCAGAAATCAGGAACACGGAAGATAGTGAAGCGATGGTGATGTCAAAAACCGAGTGGTTTCCGCTTTCAAACCCCTTTTTAATAAGTGCAATGCCAGACCAGAAATATGGAAACAAAACCAAAAGTACTGAGATGGTGACTGTAAGATTAAAGGCTAATGCGATGTTACTACCAAAGAACATCAGCGCTATTTCAGTACAAGTCATCAATACAGCATTTACAAGCAGCCCACGACTGCCGACTTTGTATTTATTTGTGTACGAGTAAATTTTAGGAAGAAAGCCATGATCTGCGCTTGTCTTTGCTGCGCTGACAACAGAAAGGTTCCAAACAAGAAAGCTGGAAAGACAGGCGATTGCCATCACTAACGATGAAAGTTGTCCAAGAAGCTTAGAACCAAAAATATGGGCGATAGATAATGAAAACGAGGCGGGCTGCGCTTGAATAACCTTTGCAGTAAACATACCCTCAATCACAGTAGTTGAAATAATGTAAAGTACTGCAACAACGAGGAAACCAACAATTGTGGCGATGGGAACATTTCTTTTGGGGTTGTTCACCAGTTCATAATTGTTGGCGACAGCCTCAACACCTACATAGGAAAATAAAAGAACAGCAAAGCCAGAAAGAACAGCTCTGCCCTGCGGCAAATGTGAAACATTCCAATTTTGTTCAAAAAGTGAAACGTCAAACGACATCCAACCAAATACAGCCGTAATTACAACAGACAATAGCAAAGCAGTCACGGAGCATGAGACAACCATTGTAATAAATTTTGCGCCGCGTAGTGCAAGAAAAGTAAATACCCAAATGAGGGTAATCACCACGCAGCCAAGTACTATCGGATGGTTTAGAGAAGGTACAAAGTATGTCAGATACCCCAATCCAGCAATTAAGATCGAAACATTCGAAATAAGGTTAGAATATACATAAAACAATCCACTTTTAGCTCCAAGAAGTGGATTAACGTATGCAGACAACGCCGTTGGGCTTGGATTATCAAATAGCGCTCCAGCTCGAACATACACTAGCGTAAGGCAAAATGCCCCTGCCGTAACAAGTAGGAATGATAACAAGGTAATTGAGCCTACAGCAGCAAGCTGTTGTGGAAGCGCAATAACACCACTGCCTGCAAGACTGGCAATAATGAAAAATGTTGCCCCTACAAGTCCTAGCTTGTGTTTCGATGTGTCCATACCGCTCCCTATCTCAAATTGTTGAGAAGCCGCTGTAGGCTTAAATTATGGTATCTATCTATAAGTCTACAAAAAAACTCTTGTAGACTGCACTAACGCTTTACAGGGCAACATGCTGTTGCATCATTAGCTTCCTTTTTTGCACAGTTTGAACAGCGAAACGCATACTGTATTTTAAAGTATAGTGTCTCTTTCTTCTGTGATTTGTCTGCGAAAATGCAGAGTTGTACTGCGCAATTGAGAGAAGTTCATATGAAAAACTGTTGGGTATTTTTGTATTAGGCTAAATGTAAAAATGCCTGCTCTTTCTACTTTACTGATATTTTTCAAAATAAATTCCTGTTAATTTCTGACGTGCTATATAGCACAACTCAACAAAATGACATTTATTAGAAAACGTTGCTTGACAGCCGTCTGCATTCAGTTTTAAACAGGCTTCACATAATGATAACGGATTTCATTTTCATCAAAGAATTCTAGCCTCCTCACAATCACAATTTTTTTGTACATCTTCTCGCCAAAGAATTGTGCCGTAATTTGTGATTGCATACCCCGCGTTGGCTGCTTTTCTCAAATTGATGATAATGAATTTCATTGTCTGTTTCTAATCTGTCTTTGGAATACATGAATTAAGAAGGTAAATTTAATGAAACGCTTTATCGTTTTAGCTCTTGCTGCATGCATGATTTTGAGCGCTGCGGCAGGTGCATCTGCTACTGAATTTAAGGTTTCTGGCTCCATGTGGGCTGGATATGACTATGTTAACATTGATAGCTCTTCAGATGATACCAACAACTTTATCCAGCGTATGGATACTCAAGTAGATATCATCGCGACAGAAAATCTTTCCGCCACCACTCTCTTCCGTATTGAACAAACATGGGGTCAGTCTGGTAATAACCTTGGTGCAGGCTCTGGTGGTGCCCTTGGCGCTGACGGCGTTAACGTAAGCACTCTTCGTGCGTATGTTGACTTCCTCGTGCCTTCAACTTCTTTGAAAGTTCGTGCAGGTATTCAGGGTCTTGGTCTTCCGGGCGCAGTTACTGCATCCAGCGTGCTTGACAACGATGTGGCTGCGATTGTTCTTTCTCAGTCTTTTGATTCTGTTGAATTGACCGGTTTCTTCGCACGTCCTTACGACAGCACTGGTAGCAATTCTTCTACCATGGATCTCTTCGGTGGTGTTGTGGCTGCTGATCTTGGTGTTGCTACAATTTCCCCTTACTTCATGTTCGCAAACGTAAGCGGCTCTGTTGATGCAGACGGTAACATCTTCAACGATGATCTGTACTGGGCTGGTATTTCTGCTGAAGCTGCTCCAATGGCTAACCTTGCACTCGCATTCGACGGCGTATACGGTAAAGAAAGCGGTAAAGATGCTGGTTTTGCTCTTGCAGGTAAAGCAGCTTACACTACAGAGTTCATGGTTCCTGCACTCGTAGCTTGGTACGCTTCCGGTAATGATGACGACGGCGAAGGTCGTATGCGTAGCATTGACGATGACGATTTCTCCATGACTACTCTGATTGGTGCTGGCGCAATGGGTCCAGATAGCGACAACGTTTTCGGTAGCGCTCTTGGCAAATGGGGTGTTGGTCTTCAGTTCGAAGAAATCAGTTTCGTTGAAAAGCTTAGCCATACCGTTCGTGTAACATACGTACGCGGTACTAATGATGCCTCTGAAGATATCACTAATTGGGGTGATGACGACAGCGCAACTGAGTTTGACGTATCTACAATCTACAGCATGTATGACAATCTCGACCTCCTCGTTGACTTTGCATACGCAGTAACCGACTTTGATTCTGGTGCTGCTGCTGACGTAGATAACGTATTCAAAGCTGCTGCGATTGTTCAGTACAATTTCTAAAAACTAACTAGCTATTCCAAATACAGACAATAAACAAAAGGGTCACTTCGCCAGTGACCCTTTTTTATGTATCGATGTAATACTTAATTTTTACCAGACAAAGCACAATATGCAGCTCTGTCATCAAAAAGAGGTTATTTTATATGACCGCAATCCAGTATTTCATAAGCACTTTTGAAAAGCGGGGATGAAATAAGAAAGTCTGCGGAAGAGCGGTTGCTTGCTGTAGGAATATTATACAGAACAGCCAAACGAAGCAGCGCCTTTACATCTACATCGTGAGGCTGTGGCTCCATCGGGTCCCAGAAGAAAATCAACACATCAATTTTACCTTCAGCAATTAGCCCACCGAGCTGCTGATCGCCTCCAAGAGGACCTGACTTCATTTTATAAACGCCCTCAAATGGCTCCATCTCCGCTTCAGCAGTTTTTTCTTGCAACCGCTTTTCAACCATTCCACCTGTTGTTCCCGTTCCGAACAAGTTATGGTTAACGAGTATATCAAAGTGGCAATCAACAAATTCCAACATTGTTTTTTTACAATTATCGTGAGCAACAATAGCAATATTCTTCGTAAGTTCCATAACACCCTGTTCCTGTGTAGATTGTGACGGAGTAAAATTAGATATCTGCTCTATATAATTACACGTATTGTCTGCAACAACAATAGAATATCTGCGGAATGTTACGGTGATGTGAATGCACAACGGCAATCGATACGTATTTATTCGACTATTGTCGCTGCCCTATTCTTGAACTTTATCTAGAATACTTGCATCCCATTTGTAGTCTTTAAAACTGATTCGATACAATGTTGAATATAGAACCGGACACAACACGAGTGTTAACCCACTGGCTACTGTGAGTCCTGAAACCATCAGCACAGCCATAGGTCGCCACATTCCCCCACCGGAAATGATAAGTGGAACAAGCCCGACGATTGTTGTAATTGTAGTCATGATAATTGGTCGTGAGCGTTGTAAACCGGACAAAATGAGGGCATCACGAATATCAATATTTTTGCGCGAAAGCACATCTATCCTGTCGATAAGCATAATAGCATTGTTCACGATGATACCCAGTAAGCTTATCAAACCAAGAAGTGGCATGAATCCAAATGGTTGCCCTGTCAGTAACATCCCCGGTGCTACGCCTATCATCATCGGCGGCAGAGTAAGTAGAATAATTAATGGCTTTCGCACAGAGTTAAATTGCGTCACGAGAACAAGAATAAGCAGTCCCATCGCCAGCGGCATGTTTGCCATCAACGCAGTTTGAGCTTTTCTACTCTCTTCATCTTCGCCGCCAACTTCAAGACTGTAGTTCAACGGCCACTTGTCCGATTCCATCAATGCATTCAGTTCTGGTTGAATATCACGCAAAACGTCAGATGCGTATCGTCCGACAACATCTGCCATAACAGTCATTGTTCGCACTTCATCACGTCTACGCACATTCGAAGGCTGCCATATAAAATATGCACTGGCGACTTGTGCCAGAGGCGCGCTTAATTTTTCAGCGTAAGAATAGACATTCATGCCCGGAATTTTGCTTGCCTGATCTCGATAGTCATCATCCGAACGCAACACAATAGGGATAACTGTGTCACCATCGCGAAAATCAGAAACATGCAGCTCAGACATCTGCATTTGCATGGACATCGCAATATCTTGGCTGCTTAACCCTGCACGCCGTGCTCTATCCTGATTAACATTGATAACAAATTCTTTCGTCCATTCGCCCCAGTCGTCCCATACAACAGTCACGCCTTCTTGAGCTTCAAGAATTTTTCCTATCTGTTCACGCAAGTTGTACAAGGTTTCTATTTTATCGCCCGCAACTCGCAACTCAATTGAAGCACCAGCAGGAGGTCCCAGCATCATCTTTTTTAACCTGAAACGAGTATCTGGGAAATTTTCTACAAGTTCATGTTCTGTTTTTTCCATGAAACTATCGAGATGTTCGAATGAATCGATATTTACGATCAACGTTGCAAGGTTTTCATTTTGCTGTTCCAAATCCAGCGGTAAATACCAACGGGGACCACCCGTTCCTACAAACGTAAGTACAGATTCAAATTCATCTTGCTTCATCAAAAATTGTTCTAGCTTGTTGTAACGTCGTCCTGTTGCACGAATATCTGTTCCGTATGGTTGCCAGAAATCAATCATGAATTGCCCACGCTCGTTAGGTGGGAAAAAGATATTCGGCACCATTCTAAACCCCGCCATTGCAAGTCCAAACGCACCAAACACAATAAGTAGCGTGATAAGCCGCTGCCGCAAAGCATAGGTAAGCAATGTTCGATACGCGTTGTAGATTTTACTAGAAAAGCTCTCTTTTTTTTGCTCAGGCTTAAGCAAGTAATAGCACATCATGGGAACCATGGTCATGGAAAGCATCCATGATGCGACTAGTGTCAGTGAGATAACGACGAACAACGATACACAGTATTCACCAGCAGAACTTGGGGCTAGTGGAATAGGCAAAAAAGCAAAAATGGTTGTTAAACTTGCCGCAAGCAGTGGAAAGGCAAGCTCTTTTGCCGTACTGAACACAGCCTTTTCTCTATCTTCCCCAGCCCCCATTTTTACGAGTATATTTTCGCTGACAACAACACCGTTATCTACCAGTATCCCTAGAGCAATAATCATCGCGGCTATAGATATTCGTTCCAACATCACATCAAAAAATGGCATGAAAATAAGAGCCGTAAGCATTGCCATTGGCACTAGCGCTCCACAGATTATGCCCACGCGGAAGCCAGCGAAAAGAAGCATTATGATGATGACAAAGAAAAAAGCCTGCGCCAGATTTATAAGAAAATCAAAAATCGAAGTTTGAACGTATTCCGGTGTATATATAGCCATCTCAAGATTGAGACCGGCTGGAAGTTCGGCATTAATCTCCTTAAGTAACCCTTTTAGCTCTCGACCTAATTCGATGATATTATTCCCCACCTTCATGCTGACAGCTAACAGAATGGCAGGCTTGCCATTGTATTGCACCATGATTGTGGGAGGATCAACAAAGCCACGCTTAATATCAGTCAGATCAGAAAGTGCTACGCTTTCTTTACCACCAGGAAAGCGGAGAGAAAGGTTGCGTATGTCATCTACATTATTAAATTCACCAGTAGAACGTATGTTAATTCGCTCTGGGTCATCATAGACTTGTCCGCTAGGCTTGATGATGTTTTGTGCTTGAATAACGGATGCCAGCGCAAAGGGACTAATTCCTAACTCAGCAAATCGGGCATTGGAAAATTCTATAAAAATGCGTTCTTCTTGCTCACCCCAGAATTCAACTTTGGAAACCTTATTGAAACGCAAGATTTTGTTTCGGATGATGTCAACTTCATCCTTCATTTCGCGATAAGTAAAGCCATCACTGGTGAGCGCAATCAAAAACCCGAAAACATCACCAAATTCATCGTTAACAAATGGTACAGAAGCTTCTGACGGAAGAAACGGGCGTGCATCATCAACCTTGTTACGTAATTTTTGCCACACGGGAGCGACATTTCGGATGCTTTCCTGAATATTGACTTCAATGATGGATAGCCCCGTCAGAGATTGCGACTCCAAGTAATCAATTTCGCCCATCTCGCGAATTTTTTCTTCTAACTTGTCAGTCACAAGTTCTTCAACTTTTTGCGGAGAAGCACCGGGGAATTGTGTTGTAACGACAGCAGTTCTCACAATAAAGTCGGGGTCTTCCTGCCTTGGAATTGTAGCAAGAGTTATGACACCAGCTACCGCTATGATGACGAATATAACCAGAGACGTAATATTATTTCGCAGACTCCATTCCGTAATATTCATATGCTGCGTCCCTATTGCTTCTCTGGTCGTACTTTTTGACCATCTTTAAGACTGTGCACACCCCTAATCACTACAAGCTCTTCGGGCTTCAGTCCTTCTTGTATTACCACCCCGCCTTCCCCCGGAATACTCACTGTAACAGCTCGCTTGTGGACTGTATCGTCTTTAGGATCGACTACCCATACGCATCGTTTTCCATCTGGAAGACTGAATATTGCGGCAGATGGGACTGTTACCAGTCTATATCTTTCCGCTTGCGTAAAGTTGAACGTAACTTCTCCCACCATGCCGGAACGAATCCGCTTATCCTTCTCCCCAATGCTTATTGTTACAGGAAATGTTGAGGTTTCATTCGATCGGACACCTACCTCCTTAACAGTCCCCGGTAGTTTAACTTCGCGGAACACATCAAAACGGACGGTGACTGGTTGCCCTAACTTGACCAGCGCTATTAACCGATCCGGAACACCTATATCCATTTCCAGCATTCCTCTGGAGTTGAGAGTAGCTACAGGTTCTCCGATGACAACATTTGTATGAACTTCTGCCGGAACAGAGCTGATCGTACCAGCTTCCGGCACGTAAAGGCGGGTGTATGAAAGGTTGCGTTCTGCAATAGCAATCCGTTCTCGCTGCGCAGCTGCCTTTGCAGTGGTCGAATCCAGATACGCTGCGGCTAAATCGTATTCGCTCTGGCTAATTACATCCTGCTTTACCAATGTTTTTTTTCGGTCATAGTCCAGCTTGGCATTGCGTAATTCAGCAAGAATATCATTTAGTGAGGCTTTAGCCTCTCGCATTTCTAGCTGGTAGTCAGTCGGGTCAAGTTCTGCGACTAGCTCACCTTTAGTCACTTTTTGTCCGACCTTAACAGGCAGGTCGATAATCATGCCGTTTACTCGAAAAGAAAGAATTGTTTCGAGAACATCCTTAGCAGTACCAGATGTAGACCATGTGCGTGTTTTTAAAATATCCGGAACTTGATAGACGATGACTCTTTTGGGAGGAAGCACCTCTTCCACTTCGTCACTGCATCCGGTTAGCCCGACAGTACTCATCACTAAAAACAGCAAAAAATATACGCACTGCCGTATTTGCATAATTCACCCTCATACCCCGTTATGTGTTGTTCGCACTACAAAACTTTAATTCTTTCAAAAATAGCAAAGCGATATTTCTGCAACAACTATATCTTCATGGGGAATTGTCTTTTATGCTTTTCATAAACAGGCAAATAATACGCAGCAAAACTCGAAGATCACATTGTGGAGAGCACAATGCTTTATGGTGTATAAAACGTCTTATCAGTTGTATTCGATAATACTGTAAATTTTCAGTCATCGGCGAATAAGATAACAAAGTCCCCCTGTACTCCGATCAGCACAATAACCAGAGGCAACAATGGACCCTATAATTTTATCCGCAACATTCATGTTAGGATTGCTAGCTCACCGCATTCGCCTGCCCGCTTTGGCAGGGTTTATTATTGCTGGTTTTATTTTGCATACAATGGGGTTTACAGCATCTGAGAATATCAAAACGGTGGGCGATCTTGGTGTCACCCTGCTCCTCTTTACAATCGGACTGAAGTTAAAAATCAAACAATTGCTCCGACCAGAGATATGGGCAACCGGCACCATTCATATGGTCTGCACGGTGCTTTTTTTCGGAGCAATAATTCATGGTCTAACGCTTATCGGCTTCCACTATTTTGCGAACCTTTCCCTAGGCTCTGCCCTACTTTTAGGATTTGCACTGAGCTTTTCCAGCACGGTGTTTGCAGTAAAAATTATGGAAGAAAGCGGAGCTGCAAATGTTCTCATCGGCAAATTAGCCATCGGTATTCTTATCATTCAGGACGTTCTGGCGGTCATTTTCATCACCTGTTCGTCTGACTCTCCTCCCACTGTATGGGCGCTTGTTGTCATTGCTCTACTGCCCGTTGCACGCTGGTGCTTCAGTTACATTTTAGATCATACTGGTCATGGAGAGTTGCAAGTTCTTTTTGGTATGGCGCTCGCTTTAGCAGTTGGCGCCGGTGTTTTTGATCTTGTTGGTCTTAAGGCAGACCTTGGCGCACTCGTTATGGGAATGCTGCTTGCTACGCATCCGAGAGCAAGCGAATTATCCGATTCATTATTAAGCATTAAAGATTTTATGCTAATCGGTTTTTTCTTAAATATCGGATTAGAAGGACTGCCGGATATTACCACACTAGTGCTAGCCGTACTGCTTGTCTTATTCATTCCACTCAAAAGTGCTTTATTCCTTTTTTTGTTTACTCGATTCGATTTAAGTGCCCGCACATCGTTCATCACTTCCATGACGCTGACAAATTACAGTGAGTTTGGACTTATTGTTGGTGCTGTGGGTGTTTCCAGCGGCTGGTTAGAAACAAAATGGCTTATGATTATTGCAATTGCATTGTCTTTATCTTTTATTGCTGCGTCGCCCCTTAATATGTTTGCGGAAGAATTGTTTGAAAAATGCCGTAATGTGCTCAAGCGGATTGAAACAGATAGCCCGCATCCAGACGAAGAACGCATTCCAGCAGGCGTTGCATGGCAAATTATTATTGTAGGAATGGGGCGCGTAGGCACGCAAACGTATGACATCTTACGCGAGTTTTTCGGCGACATAATACTAGGAGTAGATGCTGACCAAGAAAAAGTTCTTCAGCATAAAGAGCTTGGGCGGGATGTTATCTACGTTGATGCGGCAGACGGCGATTTTTGGCGAGGTCTTGCTGAGCTTGGTTCTGTACAGATCAATGTACTAACTATTCCAAGTTTAGAAACAAAACTATATGCCATGAACATGGCAAAAAAAGTAGGATTAGGGGGTAAATTTATAGCAGTAACAGAATATGATGATGAGCTTGATGTATTGCGGGAGCACGGCGCAGACTTCGCGTTTAATACATATGACGAAGTCGGAATCGGTCTTGCCAGCGATATTTACGGTTGTTTAGATGCTGCTGGTATAGTGCTGCATAAAATTAGGCATATTGAATAGCATTCGTCTCAGAGTATTGCTAACTAGTTTTTTGTTTTTTGCAATAACCCAAATGCAATACGTATACTACAGTATAAAATGTAAAAGGGCGGAGGATAAAGCACAACCTCCGCCCCACTCTCTATGAATGCTCTTTCTCTAAATATACACCCAATGCATATATTAACAAAAGGAGCAACTCAAACTTACATAAATTTTTATCTTTATTTCCATGATAATATCATTATTATCACTGCAAAGAATATTGCATAGATAGCCAAAAAGCTTATTAATTCACTCACCATTCAGCAATGCATTAAAAAAACATTTTGTAGTGCGTTATAACATCAAAATAATACCAACGAAAGCATCTAACCTAAATTTTCAAAAGCTGTGATATCGTGCATAAATATGCTAGGTTAGATTGCACCTCCTGCGATTGTTCCAGCATTTGCACTTCAATTTATATATATGCATAAAAAAGCGCCCCCATTTCTGGGGGCGCTGTTGTTGGTTGTTTAGTTAGGATTAGTCATCTGCTTTAGGGTGGATAGTCAAAGCATTCTCAGTTACGAGAGGAGCGCCTTCACCTTCAGCAGGAGTGTATTTAAACTTAATCTGAACTGCGTTCTGACCGTCGATTAAGGAGCCAGAATCAAGCATAAACAACTCTTTGTCAAAGGCAAGACTCAGAGCGTCTTTTACAGGTGTTGGTGTCATGTTAGTAAGCTCATTAAACTTAGGTTTAATGTTAAGACCTACACCAGCTGATTCACCGAAGCCTGTTTTTACGTGTGGAGGAATGATAGGAGGAACTGGGTTAACAATCTCAGCAGTCCA
The window above is part of the Halodesulfovibrio sp. genome. Proteins encoded here:
- a CDS encoding cation:proton antiporter family protein encodes the protein MDPIILSATFMLGLLAHRIRLPALAGFIIAGFILHTMGFTASENIKTVGDLGVTLLLFTIGLKLKIKQLLRPEIWATGTIHMVCTVLFFGAIIHGLTLIGFHYFANLSLGSALLLGFALSFSSTVFAVKIMEESGAANVLIGKLAIGILIIQDVLAVIFITCSSDSPPTVWALVVIALLPVARWCFSYILDHTGHGELQVLFGMALALAVGAGVFDLVGLKADLGALVMGMLLATHPRASELSDSLLSIKDFMLIGFFLNIGLEGLPDITTLVLAVLLVLFIPLKSALFLFLFTRFDLSARTSFITSMTLTNYSEFGLIVGAVGVSSGWLETKWLMIIAIALSLSFIAASPLNMFAEELFEKCRNVLKRIETDSPHPDEERIPAGVAWQIIIVGMGRVGTQTYDILREFFGDIILGVDADQEKVLQHKELGRDVIYVDAADGDFWRGLAELGSVQINVLTIPSLETKLYAMNMAKKVGLGGKFIAVTEYDDELDVLREHGADFAFNTYDEVGIGLASDIYGCLDAAGIVLHKIRHIE